A portion of the Tamandua tetradactyla isolate mTamTet1 chromosome 16, mTamTet1.pri, whole genome shotgun sequence genome contains these proteins:
- the MED25 gene encoding mediator of RNA polymerase II transcription subunit 25 isoform X1, giving the protein MEPTALPALYKHGRRRIPSGSKPPCADARAVQRTSGHPAVAAVAVVAAARAMVPGSEGPARAGGLVADVVFVIEGTANLGPYFEGLRKHYLLPAIEYFNGGPPAETDFGGDYGGTQYSLVVFNTVDCAPESYVQCHAPTSSAYEFVTWLDSIKFMGGGGESCSLIAEGLSTALQLFDDFKKMREQIGQTHRVCLLICNSPPYLLPAVESTTYSGYTTESLVQKIGERGIHFSIVSPRKLPALRLLFEKAAPPALLEPLQPPTDVSQDPRHMVLVRGLVLPVGGGSAPGPLQPKQPVPLPPAPPPGATLSAAPQQPLPPVPQQYQVPGNLSAAQVAAQNAVEAAKNQKAGLGPRFSPINPLQQAAPGVGPPFSQAPAPQLPPGPPGAPKPSPASQPSLVSTGAPGAGLAPPAQPGAPSMAGTVAPGGVSGPAPAQLGAPALGGQQSVSNKLLAWSGVLEWQEKPKPASVDANTKLTRSLPCQVYVNHGENLKTEQWPQKLIMQLIPQQLLTTLGPLFRNSRMVQFHFTNKDLESLKGLYRIMGNGFAGCVHFPHTAPCEVRVLMLLYSSKKKIFMGLIPYDQSGFVNGIRQVITNHKQVQQQKLEQQRGIGGQQAPPGLGPILEDQARPSQNLLQLRPQPQPQGSVGASGAAGQPPPQGAAQAPPGAPQGPPGAAPGPPPPGPILRPQNPGANPQLRSLLLNQPPPQTGVPPPQASLHHLQPPGASAMLPPPHQGLGQPQLGPPLLHPPPAQSWPAQLPPRAPMPAAKRKREREGRVFREKWERAYFFVEVKSMPTCLICKKIVSVLKEYNLRRHYESKHSKSFDQYTEQTRDAILNELKEGLKCQ; this is encoded by the exons ATGGAACCGACCGCCCTGCCTGCCCTGTACAAGCATGGCCGCCGGCGTATCCCCAGCGGCTCGAAGCCGCCCTGCGCGGATGCGCGCGCAGTTCAGCGCACTTCCGGTCATCCCGCTGTGGCGGCGGTGGCTGTGGTGGCTGCGGCGCGGGCTATGGTCCCCGGGTCGGAGGGCCCGGCCCGCGCCGGGGGCCTCGTGGCCGACGTCGTGTTTGTGATCGAGGGTACGGCTAACCTGGGTCCCTACTTCGAGGGGCTCCGTAAGCACTATCTGCTCCCGGCCATCGA GTATTTTAATGGTGGTCCTCCTGCTGAGACGGACTTCGGGGGAGAC TATGGGGGGACCCAGTACAGCCTCGTCGTGTTCAACACGGTGGACTGCGCTCCCGAGTCCTACGTGCAATGCCATGCTCCCACCAGCAGCGCCTACGAGTTTGTCACCTGGCTCGATAGCATTAA GTTCATGGGTGGGGGCGGCGAGAGCTGCAGCCTCATCGCAGAAGGCCTCAGCACCGCCCTGCAGCTGTTCGACGACTTCAAGAAGATGCGGGAACAGAT TGGCCAAACACACCGTGTCTGTCTCCTTATCTGCAATTCGCCCCCATACCTGCTGCCCGCTGTGGAAAGCACCACGTACTCAGGGTACACGACTGAGAGCCTTGTGCAGAAGATTGGTGAG CGGGGTATCCACTTCTCCATCGTGTCTCCCCGGAAGCTGCCGGCCTTGCGGCTTCTGTTTGAGAAGGCCGCTCCCCCGGCCTTGCTGGAGCCACTGCAGCCACCAACCGATGTGAGCCAGGACCCTCGGCACATGGTGCTAGTGCGAGGGCTGGTGCTGCCTG TTGGGGGCGGCTCAGCCCCAGGCCCCCTGCAGCCAAAGCAGCCTGTCCCGCTGCCTCCAGCTCCACCCCCAGGCGCCACCCTCTCAGCTGCCCCCCAACAGCCTCTGCCTCCTGTCCCCCAGCAATACCAG GTTCCTGGGAACCTGAGTGCGGCTCAGGTGGCTGCCCAGAATGCAGTGGAGGCCGCCAAGAACCAGAAGGCTGGGCTGGGCCCACGCT TCTCGCCTATCAACCCTCTCCAGCAGGCTGCTCCAGGAGTGGGTCCCCCCTTCAGCCAGGCCCCAGCCCCCCAACTGCCCCCAGGGCCCCCTGGTGCCCCCAAGCCGTCCCCCGCCTCCCAGCCTAGCCTGGTGTCTACTGGGGCCCCTGGCGCAGGCCTGGCCCCTCCTGCACAGCCTGGGGCGCCCTCCATG GCAGGCACGGTGGCCCCTGGTGGGGTGagtggccctgcccctgcccagctcGGGGCCCCAGCCCTTGGCGGGCAGCAGTCAGTCTCCAACAAGCTCCTGGCCTGGAGCGGGGTCCTCGAGTGGCAGGAG AAACCAAAGCCCGCCTCCGTAGATGCCAACACCAAGCTGACCCGCTCCCTGCCCTGCCAAGTCTATGTTAATCACGGAGAGAACCT GAAGACAGAGCAGTGGCCCCAGAAGCTGATTATGCAGCTCATCCCCCAGCAGCTGCTG ACCACCTTGGGCCCCTTGTTCCGGAACTCCAGGATGGTGCAGTTCCATTTCACCAACAAGGACCTGGAATCCCTGAAGGGCCTCTACCGCATCATGGGCAATGGCTTT GCGGGCTGCGTGCACTTCCCCCACACGGCCCCCTGCGAGGTGCGCGTGCTGATGCTGCTCTACTCATCCAAGAAGAAGATCTTCATGGGCCTCATCCCCTACGACCAGAGCGGCTTCGTCAACGGCATCCGCCAGGTCATCACCAACCACAAGCAAGTCCAGCAGCAGAAGCTGGAGCAGCAGCGAGGG ATCGGAGGGCAGCAGGCACCCCCAGGGCTGGGCCCCATTCTGGAGGACCAGGCGAGGCCCTCGCAGAATCTG CTCCAGCTCCGCCCACAGCCCCAGCCTCAGGGCTCTGTGGGGGCTTCTGGGGCTGcagggcagcccccaccccaaggTGCTGCCCAAGCACCCCCAGGTGCCCCCCAAGGCCCTCCTGGAGCAGCCCCCGGCCCGCCCCCTCCTGGACCCATTCTTCGACCCCAGAACCCTGGGGCCAACCCCCAACTGCGGAGCCTCCTCCTCAACCAACCCCCG CCCCAGACAGGGGTGCCGCCGCCGCAGGCCTCCCTTCACCACCTGCAGCCTCCAGGGGCTTCTGCCATGCTGCCCCCACCGCACCAGGGCCTGGGGCAGCCGCAGCTGGGGCCCCCACTCCTGCATCCACCTCCTGCCCAGTCCTGGCCTGCACAGCTGCCCCCACGGGCTCCAATGCCAG CGGCAAAACGAAAGCGAGAACGAGAGGGCCGCGTGTTCCGTGAGAAATGGGAGCGAGCCTATTTCTTTGTGGAAGTGAAGAGCATGCCCACGTGcttaatatgcaaaaaaattgTGTCTGTGTTGAAAGAATACAACCTGAGGCGGCATTACGAGTCAAAGCACAGTAAGAGCTTCGACCAGTACACGGAGCAGACGCGGGACGCCATACTCAATGAACTGAAGGAGGGACTCAAATGTCAGTAG
- the MED25 gene encoding mediator of RNA polymerase II transcription subunit 25 isoform X2, giving the protein MEPTALPALYKHGRRRIPSGSKPPCADARAVQRTSGHPAVAAVAVVAAARAMVPGSEGPARAGGLVADVVFVIEGTANLGPYFEGLRKHYLLPAIEYFNGGPPAETDFGGDYGGTQYSLVVFNTVDCAPESYVQCHAPTSSAYEFVTWLDSINGQTHRVCLLICNSPPYLLPAVESTTYSGYTTESLVQKIGERGIHFSIVSPRKLPALRLLFEKAAPPALLEPLQPPTDVSQDPRHMVLVRGLVLPVGGGSAPGPLQPKQPVPLPPAPPPGATLSAAPQQPLPPVPQQYQVPGNLSAAQVAAQNAVEAAKNQKAGLGPRFSPINPLQQAAPGVGPPFSQAPAPQLPPGPPGAPKPSPASQPSLVSTGAPGAGLAPPAQPGAPSMAGTVAPGGVSGPAPAQLGAPALGGQQSVSNKLLAWSGVLEWQEKPKPASVDANTKLTRSLPCQVYVNHGENLKTEQWPQKLIMQLIPQQLLTTLGPLFRNSRMVQFHFTNKDLESLKGLYRIMGNGFAGCVHFPHTAPCEVRVLMLLYSSKKKIFMGLIPYDQSGFVNGIRQVITNHKQVQQQKLEQQRGIGGQQAPPGLGPILEDQARPSQNLLQLRPQPQPQGSVGASGAAGQPPPQGAAQAPPGAPQGPPGAAPGPPPPGPILRPQNPGANPQLRSLLLNQPPPQTGVPPPQASLHHLQPPGASAMLPPPHQGLGQPQLGPPLLHPPPAQSWPAQLPPRAPMPAAKRKREREGRVFREKWERAYFFVEVKSMPTCLICKKIVSVLKEYNLRRHYESKHSKSFDQYTEQTRDAILNELKEGLKCQ; this is encoded by the exons ATGGAACCGACCGCCCTGCCTGCCCTGTACAAGCATGGCCGCCGGCGTATCCCCAGCGGCTCGAAGCCGCCCTGCGCGGATGCGCGCGCAGTTCAGCGCACTTCCGGTCATCCCGCTGTGGCGGCGGTGGCTGTGGTGGCTGCGGCGCGGGCTATGGTCCCCGGGTCGGAGGGCCCGGCCCGCGCCGGGGGCCTCGTGGCCGACGTCGTGTTTGTGATCGAGGGTACGGCTAACCTGGGTCCCTACTTCGAGGGGCTCCGTAAGCACTATCTGCTCCCGGCCATCGA GTATTTTAATGGTGGTCCTCCTGCTGAGACGGACTTCGGGGGAGAC TATGGGGGGACCCAGTACAGCCTCGTCGTGTTCAACACGGTGGACTGCGCTCCCGAGTCCTACGTGCAATGCCATGCTCCCACCAGCAGCGCCTACGAGTTTGTCACCTGGCTCGATAGCATTAA TGGCCAAACACACCGTGTCTGTCTCCTTATCTGCAATTCGCCCCCATACCTGCTGCCCGCTGTGGAAAGCACCACGTACTCAGGGTACACGACTGAGAGCCTTGTGCAGAAGATTGGTGAG CGGGGTATCCACTTCTCCATCGTGTCTCCCCGGAAGCTGCCGGCCTTGCGGCTTCTGTTTGAGAAGGCCGCTCCCCCGGCCTTGCTGGAGCCACTGCAGCCACCAACCGATGTGAGCCAGGACCCTCGGCACATGGTGCTAGTGCGAGGGCTGGTGCTGCCTG TTGGGGGCGGCTCAGCCCCAGGCCCCCTGCAGCCAAAGCAGCCTGTCCCGCTGCCTCCAGCTCCACCCCCAGGCGCCACCCTCTCAGCTGCCCCCCAACAGCCTCTGCCTCCTGTCCCCCAGCAATACCAG GTTCCTGGGAACCTGAGTGCGGCTCAGGTGGCTGCCCAGAATGCAGTGGAGGCCGCCAAGAACCAGAAGGCTGGGCTGGGCCCACGCT TCTCGCCTATCAACCCTCTCCAGCAGGCTGCTCCAGGAGTGGGTCCCCCCTTCAGCCAGGCCCCAGCCCCCCAACTGCCCCCAGGGCCCCCTGGTGCCCCCAAGCCGTCCCCCGCCTCCCAGCCTAGCCTGGTGTCTACTGGGGCCCCTGGCGCAGGCCTGGCCCCTCCTGCACAGCCTGGGGCGCCCTCCATG GCAGGCACGGTGGCCCCTGGTGGGGTGagtggccctgcccctgcccagctcGGGGCCCCAGCCCTTGGCGGGCAGCAGTCAGTCTCCAACAAGCTCCTGGCCTGGAGCGGGGTCCTCGAGTGGCAGGAG AAACCAAAGCCCGCCTCCGTAGATGCCAACACCAAGCTGACCCGCTCCCTGCCCTGCCAAGTCTATGTTAATCACGGAGAGAACCT GAAGACAGAGCAGTGGCCCCAGAAGCTGATTATGCAGCTCATCCCCCAGCAGCTGCTG ACCACCTTGGGCCCCTTGTTCCGGAACTCCAGGATGGTGCAGTTCCATTTCACCAACAAGGACCTGGAATCCCTGAAGGGCCTCTACCGCATCATGGGCAATGGCTTT GCGGGCTGCGTGCACTTCCCCCACACGGCCCCCTGCGAGGTGCGCGTGCTGATGCTGCTCTACTCATCCAAGAAGAAGATCTTCATGGGCCTCATCCCCTACGACCAGAGCGGCTTCGTCAACGGCATCCGCCAGGTCATCACCAACCACAAGCAAGTCCAGCAGCAGAAGCTGGAGCAGCAGCGAGGG ATCGGAGGGCAGCAGGCACCCCCAGGGCTGGGCCCCATTCTGGAGGACCAGGCGAGGCCCTCGCAGAATCTG CTCCAGCTCCGCCCACAGCCCCAGCCTCAGGGCTCTGTGGGGGCTTCTGGGGCTGcagggcagcccccaccccaaggTGCTGCCCAAGCACCCCCAGGTGCCCCCCAAGGCCCTCCTGGAGCAGCCCCCGGCCCGCCCCCTCCTGGACCCATTCTTCGACCCCAGAACCCTGGGGCCAACCCCCAACTGCGGAGCCTCCTCCTCAACCAACCCCCG CCCCAGACAGGGGTGCCGCCGCCGCAGGCCTCCCTTCACCACCTGCAGCCTCCAGGGGCTTCTGCCATGCTGCCCCCACCGCACCAGGGCCTGGGGCAGCCGCAGCTGGGGCCCCCACTCCTGCATCCACCTCCTGCCCAGTCCTGGCCTGCACAGCTGCCCCCACGGGCTCCAATGCCAG CGGCAAAACGAAAGCGAGAACGAGAGGGCCGCGTGTTCCGTGAGAAATGGGAGCGAGCCTATTTCTTTGTGGAAGTGAAGAGCATGCCCACGTGcttaatatgcaaaaaaattgTGTCTGTGTTGAAAGAATACAACCTGAGGCGGCATTACGAGTCAAAGCACAGTAAGAGCTTCGACCAGTACACGGAGCAGACGCGGGACGCCATACTCAATGAACTGAAGGAGGGACTCAAATGTCAGTAG
- the MED25 gene encoding mediator of RNA polymerase II transcription subunit 25 isoform X3: protein MEPTALPALYKHGRRRIPSGSKPPCADARAVQRTSGHPAVAAVAVVAAARAMVPGSEGPARAGGLVADVVFVIEGTANLGPYFEGLRKHYLLPAIEYFNGGPPAETDFGGDYGGTQYSLVVFNTVDCAPESYVQCHAPTSSAYEFVTWLDSIKFMGGGGESCSLIAEGLSTALQLFDDFKKMREQIGQTHRVCLLICNSPPYLLPAVESTTYSGYTTESLVQKIGERGIHFSIVSPRKLPALRLLFEKAAPPALLEPLQPPTDVSQDPRHMVLVRGLVLPVGGGSAPGPLQPKQPVPLPPAPPPGATLSAAPQQPLPPVPQQYQVPGNLSAAQVAAQNAVEAAKNQKAGLGPRFSPINPLQQAAPGVGPPFSQAPAPQLPPGPPGAPKPSPASQPSLVSTGAPGAGLAPPAQPGAPSMAGTVAPGGVSGPAPAQLGAPALGGQQSVSNKLLAWSGVLEWQEKPKPASVDANTKLTRSLPCQVYVNHGENLKTEQWPQKLIMQLIPQQLLTTLGPLFRNSRMVQFHFTNKDLESLKGLYRIMGNGFAGCVHFPHTAPCEVRVLMLLYSSKKKIFMGLIPYDQSGFVNGIRQVITNHKQVQQQKLEQQRGIGGQQAPPGLGPILEDQARPSQNLLQLRPQPQPQGSVGASGAAGQPPPQGAAQAPPGAPQGPPGAAPGPPPPGPILRPQNPGANPQLRSLLLNQPPPQTGVPPPQASLHHLQPPGASAMLPPPHQGLGQPQLGPPLLHPPPAQSWPAQLPPRAPMPGQMLLSGGPRGPVPQAGLQPSVMEDDILMDLI, encoded by the exons ATGGAACCGACCGCCCTGCCTGCCCTGTACAAGCATGGCCGCCGGCGTATCCCCAGCGGCTCGAAGCCGCCCTGCGCGGATGCGCGCGCAGTTCAGCGCACTTCCGGTCATCCCGCTGTGGCGGCGGTGGCTGTGGTGGCTGCGGCGCGGGCTATGGTCCCCGGGTCGGAGGGCCCGGCCCGCGCCGGGGGCCTCGTGGCCGACGTCGTGTTTGTGATCGAGGGTACGGCTAACCTGGGTCCCTACTTCGAGGGGCTCCGTAAGCACTATCTGCTCCCGGCCATCGA GTATTTTAATGGTGGTCCTCCTGCTGAGACGGACTTCGGGGGAGAC TATGGGGGGACCCAGTACAGCCTCGTCGTGTTCAACACGGTGGACTGCGCTCCCGAGTCCTACGTGCAATGCCATGCTCCCACCAGCAGCGCCTACGAGTTTGTCACCTGGCTCGATAGCATTAA GTTCATGGGTGGGGGCGGCGAGAGCTGCAGCCTCATCGCAGAAGGCCTCAGCACCGCCCTGCAGCTGTTCGACGACTTCAAGAAGATGCGGGAACAGAT TGGCCAAACACACCGTGTCTGTCTCCTTATCTGCAATTCGCCCCCATACCTGCTGCCCGCTGTGGAAAGCACCACGTACTCAGGGTACACGACTGAGAGCCTTGTGCAGAAGATTGGTGAG CGGGGTATCCACTTCTCCATCGTGTCTCCCCGGAAGCTGCCGGCCTTGCGGCTTCTGTTTGAGAAGGCCGCTCCCCCGGCCTTGCTGGAGCCACTGCAGCCACCAACCGATGTGAGCCAGGACCCTCGGCACATGGTGCTAGTGCGAGGGCTGGTGCTGCCTG TTGGGGGCGGCTCAGCCCCAGGCCCCCTGCAGCCAAAGCAGCCTGTCCCGCTGCCTCCAGCTCCACCCCCAGGCGCCACCCTCTCAGCTGCCCCCCAACAGCCTCTGCCTCCTGTCCCCCAGCAATACCAG GTTCCTGGGAACCTGAGTGCGGCTCAGGTGGCTGCCCAGAATGCAGTGGAGGCCGCCAAGAACCAGAAGGCTGGGCTGGGCCCACGCT TCTCGCCTATCAACCCTCTCCAGCAGGCTGCTCCAGGAGTGGGTCCCCCCTTCAGCCAGGCCCCAGCCCCCCAACTGCCCCCAGGGCCCCCTGGTGCCCCCAAGCCGTCCCCCGCCTCCCAGCCTAGCCTGGTGTCTACTGGGGCCCCTGGCGCAGGCCTGGCCCCTCCTGCACAGCCTGGGGCGCCCTCCATG GCAGGCACGGTGGCCCCTGGTGGGGTGagtggccctgcccctgcccagctcGGGGCCCCAGCCCTTGGCGGGCAGCAGTCAGTCTCCAACAAGCTCCTGGCCTGGAGCGGGGTCCTCGAGTGGCAGGAG AAACCAAAGCCCGCCTCCGTAGATGCCAACACCAAGCTGACCCGCTCCCTGCCCTGCCAAGTCTATGTTAATCACGGAGAGAACCT GAAGACAGAGCAGTGGCCCCAGAAGCTGATTATGCAGCTCATCCCCCAGCAGCTGCTG ACCACCTTGGGCCCCTTGTTCCGGAACTCCAGGATGGTGCAGTTCCATTTCACCAACAAGGACCTGGAATCCCTGAAGGGCCTCTACCGCATCATGGGCAATGGCTTT GCGGGCTGCGTGCACTTCCCCCACACGGCCCCCTGCGAGGTGCGCGTGCTGATGCTGCTCTACTCATCCAAGAAGAAGATCTTCATGGGCCTCATCCCCTACGACCAGAGCGGCTTCGTCAACGGCATCCGCCAGGTCATCACCAACCACAAGCAAGTCCAGCAGCAGAAGCTGGAGCAGCAGCGAGGG ATCGGAGGGCAGCAGGCACCCCCAGGGCTGGGCCCCATTCTGGAGGACCAGGCGAGGCCCTCGCAGAATCTG CTCCAGCTCCGCCCACAGCCCCAGCCTCAGGGCTCTGTGGGGGCTTCTGGGGCTGcagggcagcccccaccccaaggTGCTGCCCAAGCACCCCCAGGTGCCCCCCAAGGCCCTCCTGGAGCAGCCCCCGGCCCGCCCCCTCCTGGACCCATTCTTCGACCCCAGAACCCTGGGGCCAACCCCCAACTGCGGAGCCTCCTCCTCAACCAACCCCCG CCCCAGACAGGGGTGCCGCCGCCGCAGGCCTCCCTTCACCACCTGCAGCCTCCAGGGGCTTCTGCCATGCTGCCCCCACCGCACCAGGGCCTGGGGCAGCCGCAGCTGGGGCCCCCACTCCTGCATCCACCTCCTGCCCAGTCCTGGCCTGCACAGCTGCCCCCACGGGCTCCAATGCCAG GTCAGATGCTGCTGAGTGGGGGTCCGCGGGGCCCGGTTCCCCAGGCGGGCCTGCAGCCCAGCGTCATGGAGGACGACATCCTCATGGACCTCATCTGA